In the genome of Phycodurus eques isolate BA_2022a chromosome 11, UOR_Pequ_1.1, whole genome shotgun sequence, the window AAAACTCGAAATGTCGTTAAAAAAGGGCTCACTCTTATGCTGTATCTTCATTTGGACAGACACAGTCGCAATTGTCTTTTAATGAAGCACACAGTAAGTTGTGTATACATTAAAACATAATAAGCAGGACACACTGTAATCACTCTTGCTGCTTTGCAAAATAAGATGACGGATGATTCgttaaaaactaatttaaactTGTCATGTAAATTCGTGGATTCTGTAAAGCACTGGGGTTTCCTCCACAGTTATTTTAGACTATTTGAAGTCAAGACAAGTATTTTGCCTTCCAACCAAGTCAGTAATGTATGTTTCATATTTGTGAGCACTGAATTATCCTGaacaaatgtattattcattTGAACAGTACACGAGCAGACCCACATTCTCTGTGGTCTGTTACACAGAAAATTATGTTGATGTCATTTTTGAACAAACAgtcataaataatacatatttcaaGGATAAAGTGCAATCCAGCTGCGTTGATTCAATGGTGCATGCTGGCTGACTGTGGAGAGCAAAACTGTTAAGCAAGTGTCTGTACCATTTAGAATTTGTGTGTTACGTGTGTTTGTATCCTTTTAGTCGTAGTCTCGTGACAGCCTCCTTAAATTAGTGAATGGACTGCTCCATTTCAAATACTTTTACTCTGAAAGGACCAGTTTAATGTCGAGGACATGTCCCTAAGCCCTTATAAAGTGGACTGTAATATAAGAGCAGTAACCAGTTTCCTTGATAGTTTACATGGCTGACTTTCACGCAGCCGCTCAATGACCATAGGTATGAACCGTGGTCTGTCGACACTATGTGTcctactgactggcgaccaatccagagGGTAACCTGCCTTTTCCACAAACTCAGCTGAAATAAGCCCCCCCAGACGTCTGTCAACCAGTAGTGGATAAGTGGTACAAAGTGTTTCACCAGCAAGAATTGACGCAGCAGatggttagttttttttactcCCACAAATTGATCTTGGAAAGAAACAAAAGGACGGTTAAATGATAATAGCTACAAAAGGTTCTGTCATATTCCCTCCAACTAGCCAATTGGTTGACTTTCTTTCTGTCAAGAAAGTCATTGCTATTTAATAACGGCAGGTTGTGCAGCTCTGATAAAACTGCTTCTATGACAGCACCCAAGGGTGTATGTTGCAGTTGATTCCCACTGTTGGCACCAACACCGTAGTCCCCTCAAAGAatgcaaactgtttttttatgggtttacCCGATCCAATGTCTCATCAACTTAATATTGTCCCTTTTCTCAGGTACACGGCCATTGTACATCCTTTGAAGCCTCGAATgaagtacgaaacagcctactGCCTGATCACCGGAGTCTGGATTATTCCCATTCTCATCTCAATTCCCTCGGCTTACTTTGCCTCAGAGACTATGTACCCTCACGGAGGCACCACGTCAACCACTCACAAAGTCTTCTGCGCTCAGATCTGGCCCGTGGACCAACAGGCCTACTACCGCTCCTACTTTTTGTTAGTATTCGTCGTGGAGTTCGTCGGACCCGTGATCGTCATGGCGATGTGTTATACGCAAATTTCTCGCGAGCTCTGGTTCAAGAATGTGCCTGGTTTCCAGACAGAGCAGATAAGGAAGCGGCTGCGCTGCCGCCGTAAAACCGTGATGGTCCTCATCGGAATCTTAATGGCATACATCCTGTGCTGGGCTCCTTACTACGGCTTCACGATCCTTCGGGACTTCCACCCGACGCTAATCTCCCGGCAGAAGAATTCCCTGGTGGTCTTCTACATCATCGAATGCCTTGCAATGAGTAACAGCATGATCAATACCTTCTGCTTTGTCAGTGTCAAGAACAACACTGTCAAGTATCTGAAGAAGATTGTGCTGGTGCGATGGAGGTCAACATACGCCCCCAGTAGGACTGTGGATGAAATGGATTTAAGGACCTCATCCTTGCCTGTCACAGAGGAGATTGAATGCATTCATCTGAGGTAAACACGGTCACTCAAATCTGGATTGCTAATGTGTCGAATGGACTTTAATTCTTTTTATTGTATAATATAATACGACCTACCTATAGTATATGAAGAGCAtcttaaatgtttgtttgttgtttatgaATTTCAGAGACCTTTACAGTGGGGCAGTGTCTCCCAACCATTATTGAGCcaccaaaaaaatgtgacaaaagtacatacagtatattgaaataatgatgatctcgtcaCAGTTTAAATTTTACTTTACTCCGCGTGAAGTCTGGGCCTGTATAGAAAaactattattgttttgtatgagtggtaacaggtggatacacaggtgaaTTGCACCttgtgccatctagtggaagagcatttattttttcccacctgccactatactgtatgttgctgacatattatatagatgaacaaagttttattatttgtcGTAAATAATCAGGCAGATCTGATGATCTGTCACAGCACCCTAATGTGctgcggcacagtggttgggaaccattcaataattatttgtaaatgtaaaaaaaaaaaaaatgaagacataGTTCAAAGTGTTTTTGGCGGTTCTGTTGACTTGATTTCACAGACAAAGTAATCCCTATTCAGGCTGTGAGACTAATATTGATGTCGTTGTGAAATGAAGCTGTATTACATGGATGACTTGCATATAAGAGATAATCCGCACAGTATTGCTTCTTAATAGAGGTTTAGTATGTGATGTTGTTCTCTGAATTGTCATGTTGCAAAGTCCTACCCTTATAGTATGATTATTGCGCAGTACCATTTTGTGAAGTGTTTGCTGTTAAATTGGTTTTCTATAACGCTTGTGACAATAAAGACAATGTGTCCGTTGTTGCTTACCCTTTAGATGACATTAAACACAACCTTTCATTGTGTTCACATGACTCCAATAAACAATGGGAAAGAGCAGCATGTTCCTACTGGGATTGTAAATCCGATGAAAACTTgttagaaaaagaaacaaaagcacTGAGCtcataaaatatttgacaaacgAAACATACATTAGCATGGTCTAGCGGCCACACAGTAGCTGCTAACTTGTGCAAAACAGTCCCATTGTAACACAGGAGTAATAATTCCAACTGGATATCAGCATCTAGCTCCAATTGTAATATAAATAAAGGCGTGTTGTGGAGTGTTGATATAACAAAGCTTATAAACTTCACTTCCACCTGAGGACTGCATTGCCTTCCACAGGATGGAATCTCCATGTAGCTTTGCTGCACCGCTGACCATTGTTACCAAGTGACCCACTGCTATTTCCAAGAACCCTTACCTTAGCGTCAGTGAGGAAGGACAACAGGTTGCCAGGTTTaactgtgacaaaaaaattatagtacatactgtatttattgtgttggtcaaattCATAATTCATTTTGTGTGGCCTTTTCAATATTGTTCATGTTGAGTGTTATCCAAtatgacattggttttcttgccTGCTGGCTGCTCGTGCATTTATTTGTCATCCATTTAGATATACTGCTGCCCCAGATTTTTAATGAGGTCAATTTAAGCAAAGTACAACATATGTACTGCTGTAAACATGACAAAAGCAATAGCAATGTGCCTTTAGAAATTTTCCGCATTTAAACACAGCaggaaaacatgcatgtatacTTGACCGTCTccattttatgaataaaacagcatgttaaacacattttctagaatgaataaaaataatttaaaaaataagtagtTGTGATTTGGGTTAATCTCTAACTCTAACccttaataaaaacacaaaaatacaggaTAATTAAATAATCCCTAGAGTAGGTTCAAATAAAAAGATGTAGATCATTtagctgtcaaatgtttttcatttttttcatttttcaacgtTCCTGCTAACCACGGATACAGCCACTTTGATCTCAACCAATCAGGAACTGCCAGTTTTCCCTCCATGAACTTCCAATCAACCAATCATCTGTTAGCCAGGCAGCTTGCTCCACACCAGTTGTCAATCAGTTCATTTAGCCtcgaccaggggtgtcaaactttttttgtcgcgggccacattgttgaTACGGGTTCCCTCAGAGGGcctttatgactgtgaaaccgtaTAAATGTTTCATCCCTTGCTTGAgagttaaaatacatttttgtttcaacgGTATTTGTTTCCATAGCATATCAATTTATTAATTATCTTCTTTGTTAATGTTGTTTACTTGTTTGAATCTGTAGCATGTATTATGAGTAACTACTGTATCAATAAATCGTGTAACTACTGTATTGATCTATTGATCTatctattatttgtactgttgatTACTGTATTTGTGGACCCCAGGAAGATTAGCAAACTGCTACGGCACAAGCTAATGGGGATGTCGACAGCGGCTGCTTCTCGAGACAGTCATCGCTACTTTCACAAAAATACTTTGCCTACcacaccaaaaatagtcaatatccaAAGTAATTTAGTATATGATCGCCAGCACTTGCTTAAATTGCGATCATCCAGTGATTTGGAGTTTGTAACTATGACGGTTGCTGCCGAGCTAGCCAaactatctttaaaaaaaacaaacattggcgGATGCACTTGAGCCGTCTCATTTTCTGAGACACACAGAGAGCAAGCGCATTGTCAGATTTACTTCAAACGTCAcagaaaataagaataataacatTGAATCACGTCCATATAGTTTTCTATTGTGCACGAATCCTTTAAACGTGTGATTTTGGACACTGAAACAACcatgaggaacattttcattgttgtcaaAACAATGACGTAATGTAGATAACTTTAATGAAAACTCACTCCataagaatttgaaaagtaTTCCTGTAGACGTCATTGCCTCCGATCAATCAGACGTCAGTTGCGTTCTTTTCGTCGTTGTCGTTCACCAGTCACTTTCACTTTCATTTTTTCCGGCAGATTTGCGCTGACACAACTTCTTCGGCAATTCGTCTTCATTCAATCGACAACAAACAGAGCTTCCAAATTTAGCATTAACAGTTActactaccgtattttcacgaccatagggcacaCCTTATTAAAAGCActaagacggacctccttgaaaatgttagattttaatttcttctgcaagcgttattggcctcagtcgaatggtgactgttgagacgcttctcccggctgttctttgctcattaatccattgctcgagttggtcatCCAACTCCGGACACCTAGccttgtttccgcagaaactcagcttcgtcttcttgacttggcgaagctcattttcctgcttcctccacttgcgaaccgtggattcgttgatcttgaggtctctcacggctgctcgattcccatgttcctccgcgtaactgatagcttgcagtttaaactgtgcttcgtaagcgtgtctcttcgtaggtgccattttcgggggtcattagcacaatgcacaccccggcgctatatacctactgggggcgtgcctttagcctcctccttcacgcgcacgcttccccctttacgtccgcatgctatACTCAGTCAcctccgcctttcctctatataagcagcgtgtcggcaggaaaggctcccagtcagtcaagcggcgcgctcattacacaacaacatttatagattgtGGAgttcggtgcacacataaggcgcgccgcattataaggtgccccgtccattttggagaaaatgtaagacttttcagtgcgccttatggtcgtaaaAATACGGTACTTAAAATGCACGAGGGGATGCTTAAGTAGACATGCGGCTCCTCGGAAACCGGTACCTGATTGGCTGACTGTCGTATCCCGACTCCCCCAACACTGAGCAGGTTACTGTATAGTTGATACAAATAAGAAGACGCCGCTCATGGAATTACATGCACATGTTTAGCTGTTGACTTTGTGCGGGTCAGTGTCATACTGACTTGACATGTCTTGCCTAAACCTTCTAACCACATGATAGTTTAGTGATCTTGTCTAACTTAATGTCCCAagcttaatgttttttttttctcatcattttttttttttttt includes:
- the prokr1b gene encoding prokineticin receptor 1b, yielding MPGIVNISIQAFPKLFPDKMPESNVSHLLTVPSVGKLDHYTDNYDVDYGTPPDEIPDTTQGLAFFVATIIIGVVLVCIMLVCGLGNFIFIAMLMRYKKLRNLTNLLIANLAISDFLVAVVCCPFLVDYYVVKQLSWDHGLVLCASVNYLRTVSLYVSTNALLAIAVDRYTAIVHPLKPRMKYETAYCLITGVWIIPILISIPSAYFASETMYPHGGTTSTTHKVFCAQIWPVDQQAYYRSYFLLVFVVEFVGPVIVMAMCYTQISRELWFKNVPGFQTEQIRKRLRCRRKTVMVLIGILMAYILCWAPYYGFTILRDFHPTLISRQKNSLVVFYIIECLAMSNSMINTFCFVSVKNNTVKYLKKIVLVRWRSTYAPSRTVDEMDLRTSSLPVTEEIECIHLR